Within Xiphias gladius isolate SHS-SW01 ecotype Sanya breed wild chromosome 14, ASM1685928v1, whole genome shotgun sequence, the genomic segment ACAGGAAAAGTTTTCTGCAGAACCAGTAATTTTACCTTTGTTACTTGAATTATGTTTTGGTGATAATagttctgtacttttacttaagcaggtttttgaatgtaatgtaatatttacTGCAAGAATGTTGTTTTGTAAGGGGCCTCTTATTTTTTCAGCCCTCTGTGTGGCTCTAGCGTTTATGCTCATTTGTAAGGGTGTATAATATTGTTGCTATTTGCACAGATGTTTCAGAGGCAAGGGAATTTGTCTGCCAAAATatgattgacaaaaaaagaaaaaagaagatcAAAGGAGAGTATCTCTCACGCAACCACAATTTAGGTTTCAAAAAGCTTTATTATTTCTGATATTAACAGGATCATGACCTCTCCTCTTTGTCAAAAGCGCTTTTGCAATCTTCaagttttctgctgttgttgtgcttATTTCCTGCAGAGAAAGCAACCAGTGAGATGAACACAGCCGAGGACTGGGGCCTCATTCTGGACATATGTGATAAGATAGGACAGTCACGCACTGGGTTAGTTAACTGTTGTCATACTAAGCCACACACAACAAATGCACATAAACAAATCCATCAGCTATTCTTgaagtgttttcaatttttcaaattcataGCCCAAGGTTGGAGATTGAACCCAGGGACACTAAGTGTAAAAGGAGAAACTGAAGATAAATATTGATTCTAAATTCAAAAACTTCTATAGTGACATTGTTCTGTGGCCAAGCAATTAATTTCCACAAACCTTTGATTTCTGCCATTCTGTTGCAGGCCTAAAGAATGTCTGCGCTCTATAATGAGAAGAGTGAACCACAAGGATCCTCATGTGGCCATGCAGGCACTGACTGTAAGCAGACTGGAAACAAATAGCCATGTTTGATATAAGTGTGATTGCTCAGTTCATGGAgttgtcatgtttttctctggTCATCTAACTTAATTGACCCCTCACTAAGATGGGAGCTAGTGGAGTAACCAGCTCTATTCTATGATAAGTTATATCCTAAGAGGTGCTACATGTTTGTCGCCGGTCGTTATGGATTAATTAGTGAGTCAGATGAATGTTTTGTACCCTTTTATACTCCCAGCTCCTTGGTGCTTGTGTCTCCAACTGTGGGAAGATATTCCACTTGGAGGTGTGCTCCAGAGAGTTTGCCAGTGAAGTCAGTAATGTTTTAAACAAGGTATGTGGTCGttttcactttctgtgtgtTATCCAGATAACCTCATTAAGTATTTGTGATTACTTGAAATTAGGTCATGCACCAtccttgtttatgttttttttttttaatatgtgccTCCAGGGCCACCCCAAAGTGTGTGAGAAGCTGAAGGCCCTCATGGTGGAGTGGGCAGAGGACTTCCGCAATGATCCGCAACTCAGTCTGATCTCAGCAATGATCAAGAATCTACGTGAGCAGGGTGTCACTTTCCCTGCAGTGGGGTCCCAGGTAGGCCTGTAGGCTGGAATAGAccgttgggttttttttgtttgttgttgtttttttgttttttggtaaattttAACATTGTCTATTGGGGCATCCTAGTGGATTAGTGGTTAAGACCCATACACTACAACAACTGTctaagaaaggaaaaatgccaaaaaatgttttatgtaaattgTTACTTTAAGGTTGCTTAAATATTGAAACTCAGACTCAACTGATGAGTTGTTGACTCAACTAAGTATATGATTATAATTTTTTCACAGGCTGCAGAGCAAGCAAAAGCAAGCCCTGCTTTAGTGGCAAAGGATCCGTCCacttcaacaaacaaaaaagaagaggaagacttGGCTAAAGGTAAGGAGGCTTCTAGCTGATTATCAGACAATTAGTCTGATTATCAATCCTCAGGCGTCAATggagaaatgtatttaaagagGAATGCCCTTAAAATATGCACAGACATCTTTACATCTTTAGTGGCATTGTATAAATCCCCATTTTCACTGGATTAATGACCTTCAGATGTTTAGCAAGGTTTAAGGACTTTCAAGGGCAAAGACACAATCACACATATTCGTCTCTTTTGTCTGCAGCTATTGAGCTGTCACTGAAGGAGCAACGTCAGCAGCCACAGACCTCCCTGTCGAGCCTTTACCCAAGCACCTCCAACCTGCTTTCCTCACACAAGTCGGATGGGAGAAAAGTCCGCGCCATCTACGACTTTGAGGCCGCTGAGGACAATGAGCTCACCTTCAAGTCGGGAGAGATCATAACTATCCTGGACGATAGGtgaaattttacacacacaaaaaaataagcaaGCACACATAGCAAACAAGGACTTGTCAAATAACTGAGAGGATTTAGAGCAGTTAGGTGGCGCTCTTAGTTTGGTGGCCATTCGTTGTTAAGCATACCCTTGAGACAAGCCCTGCATCTACCTGCTCAAAAGAAAATACCCCTCAAGTATCACATTATAACATTTCAAACAATCTGATGAACAGCTTTTGGATTCTGTTACAATTTGATGAAAGTGTGCATCTCTAAAATGACTTTTCaggaattaataaaaatatcctgacgttttaaaataaaataacctgcTGATCTAATCTGTTGAATCTTTGATATGAGTTCTGCAACACTGAAAAGACAACAGCTTAAATCCAGGTAGTAAAAGCTGTATTGTAGTTTCTTGTCATATGTGAgggtggttttctttttttcagtgaccCCAACTGGTGGAAAGGGGAAACATACCAGGGAGTGGGGCTGTTCCCCTCTAACTTTGTCACTGCTGACCTCACTGCAGAGCCTGAGATGAGtgagtacacacatacacacacacacacaaaacagattCTTCATCCATTTATGTCATCTCTAGTTCTTTCATATCCCATTTAGTCCATTAGCAATATTGCTTTATTGATCCCAGTGTGAGAAATACTTTATCACTTACACACGACTGGTGAAACTACAAACAACATGGCGCAGTCACAAAGACAACACAATCATATTATTGgtgatgtaaacaggaagtataatatGGTTTATTAAATGCAGTAAATAATAACAATGCCTGTACTTCTGGAAAGCCATACCAGAATTGCTTAATAGGAATTTGGACCTATTTCCTCTTATTAGAGAgagctttatacaacttttacattttctgattcTGTTACAACAAATTTGATTATGTCCTCATGTtgatacaaaatatttttttcctctataaCTTCTGATTAAGCCATTCAAGTGCAGTTTTCACAATTCTTGGCAGTGTCTCCTGAAGTGATGCATGCTCTTCTTTTTAATCCATTCACTTCCTTCATTAATTCATCTTCATTGCCGCCATGATGGATTCTACTGTGTGAGCCACAAAAATATTTAGCCTGAGGCATCACTTTTTGCAAAGTAAAACTCCCGTCGTCTATACGGTGTCCTGTCAGATGTAGTTAAAATGTGGGACATTTGAGCTCCATATTTTAGTTGTAAAACACATTGCTGTTATGGAAAGGATTTAATGTACTTGCTTGTACACGCATGTCAGGAGTTTAGAGTTGGTTTGGCCTTGTGAGTTGAAGCTCAAGATGTTTAATAAATTGTCAGTACTCCACAGAAAGGAGTTGCTCATCATCTAACACAATAAGTTCCATGGCTTTCATTGTTACCAGCTTTGCTTTGTTGCTTTCTGGTTGGAGTTTGTCATGCTTCTTCATTACTTCCAAATGTTTAATGCTTTAGCAAAGTTCTCTTATTATCTCTTATTGCTTGTACTTCCTTCATTTAGTCTCGATATATCCAGACTAATGTTTTAGTAACTAACCATTACTAAGTATTGTGTCAGTGCATCCAGACTTCTTACACACGTGTTTTTGATTGACaatattgccttttttttttttttgccaaattcaCTGTAACATGGAAATCTACAgtgaagacagagaagaagacagtACAGTTTAGTGAGGACATCCAGGTGGAGACCATAGAGCCTGAACAAGAGCCTGTATATATAGACGAGGTAAGTTCCCTGCAGTGTGCACTGGCTTAATAAGCTTGTTCAGCCTCATTGCAATGTCACTGTCGCATCAATAATGTACGAGTTTAGTTACAAGATAGGATCTAACATTTCGAAAGTGTCACCTACTCATAAACGTAGTAACATCAAAGTCAGAACCATAGCCTAATATAGACAAGGATTttccattttagaaaaataagcCAGTGAAGTAATTTCCCCAagagaatgttttttctttccaaactgGATTACATCATGTTGAAAATTTAACTCATCACAGCTACCTGAAGACTCTCATCACAGAAACTTTTACTGAAATCTTTCAGGACAAAATGGACCAGCTACTGCAGATGATCCAGAGCGCAGATCCCACAGACAACCAGTCAGACAGCGTTGAGTTACTACAGCTCGAAGGTAGACTGATTGAAATaatctgagtaaaaaaaaagaaatagagaatAATCAATGTCAGTTTATAGTAACAAAAAGGGTAAATTTTTGTAAAGATGAATCAATGTTGACTAGAGATTAAAtccataatgataataaataaatcttttattttcatcaggTGCCTGCAATCAAATGGGACCCCTCATTGACCAGAAGTTGGAGGACATAGACAGGTGCATTGTGCAGAAATGACATGTTTTGCCAAAAAAGAACCACGAAATTTTTTTAGTTGAACAATGTGCGAGAATAAAAGACTGCAGATAACAGACATATCACATATAACACAAATCTGTGTAATTCAGATTAAATATGTAGTTAAGGGAGTCTAACTTTCTTTACGTTTATGTGTGGGGGTGTATCATCAGGAAGCACTCAGAGCTGTCAGAGCTGAACGTGAAGGTGATGGAAGCTCTGTCTTTGTACGCCAAGTTGATGAATGAGGATCCAGTCTACGCCATGTATGCTAAGCTGCAGAGCCAACAGTACTACATGCAGCAGCCTGCAAATGCAGCACAACAGGTATAGTCAACTTGTCATAGATGTGACACCAAGAAAATTATACTTTGACCCATTTGTGTCTGTGCTACATGGCAGTATTTTCATAAGCAGAAACGTTTAGAGGCACAACTTTCCATCACACACTGTAAATGCAAAGAAGtttcactcaaaaacacagcaaattgtgtttttcattttaccatGTATCTACAGTGCCATCTGTCTCTGCAAGGAGGGCAGAAACAGAGTCCTTGACTCATCTAGAATAAGTTGAAATGTTGCTGTCATAACTGCTGGTCTGACTGGCTCCTAACAGTGTCATTTTTTACAAGCGTCATGTAGCGTCCTGATAAttgaaaagggaagaaaattgGATGGTTTTGCTTGAATTTCGATTATCCTAATCTTGATACTTCACTTCAGTATTAAATGTACTTTGGTTACCCACCAGTTATTTTACGGTTCTGTTGGCTTGTATTGCTGTCACTCTAGCCAAGCACTTATCATCTCTTTAGCACTCAGAATGTGCTCTGTGCATGTTTTTGACCACAGGTCTACCCTGGTCAGCCTGCATCAGGTTCATACGCCATGAGCGGTACTGCGGTGCAGGGTTACACTGTTCCCATGGAGCAGCTTCCAGCTGGAACCCCCATACCTGGCCAGCCAGCTCCCAGGTGAGTCTCACATGTGGTCTTGGTGTCCTGGAACACTAAAGCACATTTCAAGTTGGTGACATTATTTATCTTTGCTGTCACCTCTTCTTTGTAATTTTAGTATTCGCTGTCACTCTCCTCTGTGTGCTATTtagggaaagaaatgaaagtcaggccaatttttaaataaaaggaaaatgctAAAACACCTTCTCATTTCCTATTTCACTTATTTATATCCATATTACTCTCATTTAGAGTGTTTTtaccctttttcattttccaagaAAAATTTGTTTGTACTGTAAATTCCCAAATAGTGGTGGGGCCgttatttacctcaactgcagacAGAGCCAAGCCTTTATTTCTTACAGCCATATATAAGGTCACATTCATAAAATGTCGTTAGAATTTGAAGAACAGGATGAACACCGCTTAATGCGGCTTGGGAGTGTTAAGATTATTACACGGTTGTTAGCCCTAGTGATAACCTTGTATTTGCAGTACATAAATAGTCTAAATTGTTGTGTCATGCatttgtagcagtttgttaACAAGTGAAGATATTTAGGAGAACTAAGCAAACAATGTATAGCTCCTATAAGATTCACTGGACAGTTGTTGTAGCGTTAtatgttgaattttattttgctgtaacTGCCAGTGATGATGCATTTACAGCTATTTTGCCAACAGTTTTTTGACATGTCAGTTGTTCTTTTAACTAAGTAGGAGATACGGTCTGCATCTCAAATTCCTGATAGGTCCGACTCAGAATTACATGTTGGAGGCAGACATAAACGTTTTTTCCCACTTGGCTGCTCGTAATTATAATTTAAACATTATGATGTGAATGTAGCATAAGAGAGCAGCCTTTCTTTCTTAATTGCCCCTGTTGTatattttagcatattttagAATGATGCCTTGATGATGCTTATGATTTGCTCCTGTTCTTTGCTGCCCATGCAAACTCAAAGCTTCTTTAATTTTTGCCTGTTGTCCAGATAAGTTCAGTATAATCTAAATTTACAGCACTAATTTCCCACCACACCACCCTGCTGCTCTAAGTTTTGCTTCGCTAACTGAAATTCTGTTTATTCTGTTCATTCACTAATTATGATTGCTGTTACGGTACCATCAATGACACTTACTACAGATGTTTAACATTAAAAGGTTCCCAAGCAGATTAAATGACAAATCCCTCACATTCAGGGTtggcttttaaatttaaaccttTGCAGGAAGTGGCGAGTTTTATTGACGATAACAGCACTTAAAACCAGCACAGTAGCAATTTTTGActttatgaatgaaaacagtatttgtattaaaaagagTGCAGCAGATCGATGAGTATGACATTACACGGTTCTCGTACAGATGGAATTAGTGCTGGGGAAATCTAAATTAGGATGAAATAATCATGTGAGTTAGATTACAGGTTAATTCGATACCCCTCAGCGTTACCTGGCTTTTATTAGTGACTGGTCTGTTATTGTTCGTGCTGGTCTTGGCTTTTATTTGAGACTTGGAAATTATTTGAATACTGGCTTTTATTATAGAGTTTTCAGTACCGATGATTCTACCTTCCACCTCCTATTTAATGAATCCACCTTGCTGTAGTGTTGTAATTCATGTCGCCTCACTCTTTTCCGTAGTGATGTTCATATGTACATGGGCCAGCCGCCAGTCTACACAGCAGCTCCAGGCAGCATGGCCCCAGCAGACGTTCAGTCCTACCAGAACCCAGCCACAGCCCCCGGCCCCGCCCCAGGCACGACTCACACAGGCATGACGCAGACGCCAAACTACAGCATCCCCTCTGGCCAAAGCATAGCACCTTCCTCAGACGCAGCACAGGCCCCCTACTCAGAGAAAGCCTTGCTATAGGGCCTTCTCAGCTCACTGTTAGCCTCACGCATAAACACGTAACATGCACCAGACCTGATCAAATAGTGGTCTTACGTAATTTCCTTTATCATGtgttatgatttgttttgtcatgAAACACCCGATGGCTGGAAAGACACAAATAAGGGTAGACTAACCTTAACATATGACACCCTTTTGTGTTATTCTATCTGGCAGAAAGTGAAATATACAGTTACACTTCTCACTCCATGTTTAGAAGTGATCATGAGGCTTTGATTTGAAGAGCTCACACCAAGCCACACATGGTCTGAAAGTACTTTTAGGATTACATTGATTAATTATGTTATTGCATCTTCGCTCCTCTGCTCCATGTCTTCACCCGATTTAGATGTGCAGACACGGAGGAGCTTTCAGTTGCACTTTCTTCTTCCGTTGcacttatttcatttttggccaTCATTCAGGCCTGATCACTTCCAAATCGAGATCTAATAGCAGTATTTGCATTGTCCATTTTTGTGTACGAGACctgacatttttgtttcctAGAGGTGACAGGACTATTGCAAAATTGtgttaacaatttattttatgggtcggtattttttaataatttcctaGGAAGTTTCCTGGGAAGAACTAGATAATTTTTATACTAGTTATAGAGGAAATGAGACAGGTTCTTTTAGTTAGGCTTTAGTTGAATTTATAGGCaattgttgattaaaaaaggCTCTATTTGAACCTAAGTAAAGCAAAAAATTTATTCTTCATACTGTATAGAGTATGTTGAATAGTATGCATGTTTGtagacaaatttcacatttttgcatgtttcagcTGATCTACTGtttacttaaaaatgtttagGTCATACTAgcaattaatttgaattaatcaATTTCAGGTATGCCAGTTTCtacacttttttatttgtaattagtACCAATCTCCATAGTTCTTTCCCAGAAACTTTTGAGGAAATTATGAAGAAATTATGGACCTGTTAAATAAAGCATCAGCAAATTGCTTTGAGAAAACAAGTGTAACTGTAACCACTTCAATCCAACATCATAATACATATGCAATTACTATTTGATCAcgtgtgaaacacacacatgcattcctTCACGCCACTCCCAACATGCACACTGGAGCTACACACACGATACTCAAACACACTACAGGCAGGTGAACAGCAGTTGACACTCAAGCAAATATAGTTGCAGCACTTGGTTCACACATCCTCAGCTGCATGTGATAATTTTACCTTCACTCACACACTAACATGGAGATAAATCCACATGCCACAGCCTTCTCACCCTCTTAAAGCAACTGCAGTGCGAATCACTTCCCAAAAAAGGGGCGTTGactcacatttctttttctttttttttttatacatcagAAAATGGACATTTAGCGATGCTGAAAACATTCGGCTACTTCATTCTGTATATGTTGTCGACTTTGAGAAGTACTGAAAACTAAAgccactttgtttttttggagggaaaagaaacaagagaagTTAAAGCATGCACATGACtcttgtatatactgtactgaaTTAGTAGTGAAGCCACATGATGGGATGTATGTTAACACAGCTCCGGGTGCTTTGCTCAGCCTTAAAGGCGAACTCTGCAGTCATCATATCCCATGTGAATTAAAAGGTGTAGAAGCTAAAGAGAACAAAGCGGGGAAAAAAATGCCCACATgccagaaaaacacaacataattttctctttcttttcgtTTTTCCTTCAATGACTCCTCACTTCATTCTGCAgagttttccttttcaaaacaaGCAGTTCTGCATCCTTGTTGGTGGATGTAAGACTAGCTCTGTCTTCATTCAGGAGCTGTACTAACAGACTGGTACCACAGACTTGGCTACTAAGGGGTGAATTCTTCGAACCGCCCCAGAATCTTTGAAGAATCTCTTTAGTcagtgttgaaaaatgaatactatgttttgtttttgttttttgtagtgcattttaatttatgttttgatTATTGTTATGCTATTTTTAAATGGAGAAGCAGTACAGGATGTATGTATTCAGAGAAAAGTGGAATATGTGATATTCTGCCTAACTTAGTAGTATATTTAAATGGCTGACATGAGAACATggatgtttctctctgtgtttgatACATGCTTATGTACTGTAGGGTCAACTGGTAATGTGAAAACTGATcaaacccccccaccccacatgCATTTCAAATCTGTCCTTTCTCAGAGCTGTCTAGCACTAAAACAAATTCTACCTGAAGCAGGAATGAAATAAGGCTTTTCTGAACCTGGACAAGTGCAGTCCGGATTTTCAAAACATCTCTTTACCAAAGTTTCCATAAGCTGTCAGTTACAGTGCCACTCTGAGGGAAAAATCAAATGTTGTACAAAGTCTACTTCACATACCCTTTCTACGGCTAATTTGTATGGCATCTATGTATTAAAAGTCTTTGGAAAAGAGCTGATTTTTACAAACACCAATTGGATTGCAAAAAGCTGATGAAATGGGAAAATTATTTATCTGTTGTGTGATATTGAATGATGCTAAATGAAGGAATTATGAAGCAGTTTTAAATATGTTGAACCACACTCTCCAATTTCAGGGCAAATTTGTGTGTTGATCTTACTGTAAATTTGTGTCATTTCAATATTTCTTGAGATACTATGTTTCAAATGTGCTGCTTCTTGTCAACCCTATGCCGTCTTAAGAATATAAAAGAACCCACAACTTAAGCTTGGTACCTGGGACTTTGCAAACGAGAGGCCATTTTATTCTCCAGCACCTGATTTTAGCCTTATTTTGGTCGATTCAAAGACAaggaattcattttttttttttttttttttttgctgccttcAACTAAATGCTAGAGTGAATTAGATTTAATCAATTTGATCAAAGAGGGCCGAAAATATCAAGGTAGCTGCTATTCTGGGAC encodes:
- the stam gene encoding signal transducing adapter molecule 1 isoform X2 — encoded protein: MPLFTTNPFDQDVEKATSEMNTAEDWGLILDICDKIGQSRTGPKECLRSIMRRVNHKDPHVAMQALTLLGACVSNCGKIFHLEVCSREFASEVSNVLNKGHPKVCEKLKALMVEWAEDFRNDPQLSLISAMIKNLREQGVTFPAVGSQAAEQAKASPALVAKDPSTSTNKKEEEDLAKAIELSLKEQRQQPQTSLSSLYPSTSNLLSSHKSDGRKVRAIYDFEAAEDNELTFKSGEIITILDDSDPNWWKGETYQGVGLFPSNFVTADLTAEPEMMKTEKKTVQFSEDIQVETIEPEQEPVYIDEDKMDQLLQMIQSADPTDNQSDSVELLQLEGACNQMGPLIDQKLEDIDRKHSELSELNVKVMEALSLYAKLMNEDPVYAMYAKLQSQQYYMQQPANAAQQVYPGQPASGSYAMSGTAVQGYTVPMEQLPAGTPIPGQPAPSDVHMYMGQPPVYTAAPGSMAPADVQSYQNPATAPGPAPGTTHTGMTQTPNYSIPSGQSIAPSSDAAQAPYSEKALL
- the stam gene encoding signal transducing adapter molecule 1 isoform X1, with protein sequence MIDKKRKKKIKGEYLSRNHNLEKATSEMNTAEDWGLILDICDKIGQSRTGPKECLRSIMRRVNHKDPHVAMQALTLLGACVSNCGKIFHLEVCSREFASEVSNVLNKGHPKVCEKLKALMVEWAEDFRNDPQLSLISAMIKNLREQGVTFPAVGSQAAEQAKASPALVAKDPSTSTNKKEEEDLAKAIELSLKEQRQQPQTSLSSLYPSTSNLLSSHKSDGRKVRAIYDFEAAEDNELTFKSGEIITILDDSDPNWWKGETYQGVGLFPSNFVTADLTAEPEMMKTEKKTVQFSEDIQVETIEPEQEPVYIDEDKMDQLLQMIQSADPTDNQSDSVELLQLEGACNQMGPLIDQKLEDIDRKHSELSELNVKVMEALSLYAKLMNEDPVYAMYAKLQSQQYYMQQPANAAQQVYPGQPASGSYAMSGTAVQGYTVPMEQLPAGTPIPGQPAPSDVHMYMGQPPVYTAAPGSMAPADVQSYQNPATAPGPAPGTTHTGMTQTPNYSIPSGQSIAPSSDAAQAPYSEKALL
- the stam gene encoding signal transducing adapter molecule 1 isoform X4, which produces MIDKKRKKKIKGEYLSRNHNLEKATSEMNTAEDWGLILDICDKIGQSRTGPKECLRSIMRRVNHKDPHVAMQALTLLGACVSNCGKIFHLEVCSREFASEVSNVLNKGHPKVCEKLKALMVEWAEDFRNDPQLSLISAMIKNLREQGVTFPAVGSQAAEQAKASPALVAKDPSTSTNKKEEEDLAKAIELSLKEQRQQPQTSLSSLYPSTSNLLSSHKSDGRKVRAIYDFEAAEDNELTFKSGEIITILDDSDPNWWKGETYQGVGLFPSNFVTADLTAEPEMMKTEKKTVQFSEDIQVETIEPEQEPVYIDEDKMDQLLQMIQSADPTDNQSDSVELLQLEGACNQMGPLIDQKLEDIDRKHSELSELNVKVMEALSLYAKLMNEDPVYAMYAKLQSQQYYMQQPANAAQQVYPGQPASGSYAMSGTAVQGYTVPMEQLPAGTPIPGQPAPRVFLFKTSSSASLLVDVRLALSSFRSCTNRLVPQTWLLRGEFFEPPQNL
- the stam gene encoding signal transducing adapter molecule 1 isoform X5 — encoded protein: MIDKKRKKKIKGEYLSRNHNLEKATSEMNTAEDWGLILDICDKIGQSRTGPKECLRSIMRRVNHKDPHVAMQALTLLGACVSNCGKIFHLEVCSREFASEVSNVLNKGHPKVCEKLKALMVEWAEDFRNDPQLSLISAMIKNLREQGVTFPAVGSQAAEQAKASPALVAKDPSTSTNKKEEEDLAKAIELSLKEQRQQPQTSLSSLYPSTSNLLSSHKSDGRKVRAIYDFEAAEDNELTFKSGEIITILDDSDPNWWKGETYQGVGLFPSNFVTADLTAEPEMMKTEKKTVQFSEDIQVETIEPEQEPVYIDEDKMDQLLQMIQSADPTDNQSDSVELLQLEGACNQMGPLIDQKLEDIDRKHSELSELNVKVMEALSLYAKLMNEDPVYAMYAKLQSQQYYMQQPANAAQQVYPGQPASGSYAMSGTAVQGYTVPMEQLPAGTPIPGQPAPSCEQLLHYL
- the stam gene encoding signal transducing adapter molecule 1 isoform X3; this encodes MNTAEDWGLILDICDKIGQSRTGPKECLRSIMRRVNHKDPHVAMQALTLLGACVSNCGKIFHLEVCSREFASEVSNVLNKGHPKVCEKLKALMVEWAEDFRNDPQLSLISAMIKNLREQGVTFPAVGSQAAEQAKASPALVAKDPSTSTNKKEEEDLAKAIELSLKEQRQQPQTSLSSLYPSTSNLLSSHKSDGRKVRAIYDFEAAEDNELTFKSGEIITILDDSDPNWWKGETYQGVGLFPSNFVTADLTAEPEMMKTEKKTVQFSEDIQVETIEPEQEPVYIDEDKMDQLLQMIQSADPTDNQSDSVELLQLEGACNQMGPLIDQKLEDIDRKHSELSELNVKVMEALSLYAKLMNEDPVYAMYAKLQSQQYYMQQPANAAQQVYPGQPASGSYAMSGTAVQGYTVPMEQLPAGTPIPGQPAPSDVHMYMGQPPVYTAAPGSMAPADVQSYQNPATAPGPAPGTTHTGMTQTPNYSIPSGQSIAPSSDAAQAPYSEKALL